One window of Trifolium pratense cultivar HEN17-A07 linkage group LG5, ARS_RC_1.1, whole genome shotgun sequence genomic DNA carries:
- the LOC123885096 gene encoding protein EMSY-LIKE 1-like isoform X1 has translation MLIPFFIGPGGRNQVPNRAVMGEYAEGGSMESLVGRRVRTSWPDDNIFYEAVISEYNLHDGRHSLVYDMGSTNETWEWVKLSEESNKLRRILHQ, from the exons ATGCTCATACCTTTCTTCATAG GTCCAGGTGGGAGGAATCAAGTACCTAATAGAGCCGTCATGGGTGAATATGCTGAGGGTGGATCAATGGAATCACTGGTTGGTAGGAGAGTGCGGACAAGCTGGCCTGACGACAATATCTTCTACGAAGCTGTTATCTCTGAATACAATTTACATGAT GGACGGCATAGTCTGGTCTATGACATGGGGAGTACAAATGAAACATGGGAATGGGTTAAACTGTCAGAG GAATCAAATAAACTTAGGAGAATTCTGCATCAATAG
- the LOC123885096 gene encoding protein EMSY-LIKE 1-like isoform X3, with the protein MLIPFFIGPGGRNQVPNRAVMGEYAEGGSMESLVGRRVRTSWPDDNIFYEAVISEYNLHDGRHSLVYDMGSTNETWEWVKLSEIFR; encoded by the exons ATGCTCATACCTTTCTTCATAG GTCCAGGTGGGAGGAATCAAGTACCTAATAGAGCCGTCATGGGTGAATATGCTGAGGGTGGATCAATGGAATCACTGGTTGGTAGGAGAGTGCGGACAAGCTGGCCTGACGACAATATCTTCTACGAAGCTGTTATCTCTGAATACAATTTACATGAT GGACGGCATAGTCTGGTCTATGACATGGGGAGTACAAATGAAACATGGGAATGGGTTAAACTGTCAGAG attttcaggtag
- the LOC123885096 gene encoding uncharacterized protein LOC123885096 isoform X2 — MRVISILVLVQLFLWSNAHTFLHRDGIVWSMTWGVQMKHGNGLNCQRNQINLGEFCINRFSGRKRCLEIELEDGDKDCFLFVFQLESLY; from the exons ATGCGTGTCATTTCAATTCTGGTTCTTGTCCAATTGTTTTTGTGGTCCAATGCTCATACCTTTCTTCATAG GGACGGCATAGTCTGGTCTATGACATGGGGAGTACAAATGAAACATGGGAATGGGTTAAACTGTCAGAG GAATCAAATAAACTTAGGAGAATTCTGCATCAATAG attttcaggtaggAAACGATGCTTAGAGATCGAGCTCGAGGATGGCGATAaagattgttttttatttgtttttcagtTGGAGTCGCTCTATTAG
- the LOC123886017 gene encoding uncharacterized protein LOC123886017, which yields PIFNGDASLFEWWKERLYSNITAIDHELWDLVELGVTFENLNEHGRLSMENRKLLTPANLKIYTKHHRVKDIVVGAIRHEDYVRIENKSTAKSIFDSMCATYDGNEKVQEAKASLLIRQYELFTMQQDENIETMFTRFQILVSGLKALKRSYSTYDHVQKILRSLPIAWRPKVTAIEEAQNLKTLSLEALISNLRSHEMVLDADSETKKKSKSVALQSTKTTSKALKTQLLDIEEESSADGQEDEMNEDEFALFTKFQQWNRFNKRNFRGGNSSRNFVSKKDDQKNCFNCKKPGHFIADCPEMSAKDKSKRYSSKKQQFKSKLKKSLMATFEELSSEEEVEEEEEANLALMASADSDVDSDDESESDSEVTDEVYLDSGCSRHMTGDKQLFSKLTMKEGGSVGFGGNQKGKIIGTGTVGNSSLSINDVWLVDGLKHNLLSISQFCDNGYVVVFNKESCTVSKQSDNTMIFKGLRKNNVYKINLSDLNEQKVMCLLTLSEEKWIWHKRLGHANWRLISKLSKLDLVRGLPKIKYHSNTLCGSCQKGKITKSSFKPKNIVSTSRPLELLHIDLFGPVNTASINGKKYGLVIVDDYSRWTWVKFLRTKDEAYDEFSLLLELLN from the exons cctatattcaatggtgatgcttcattatttgaatggtggaaagagagactgtatagcaatattactgctattgatcatgagttgtgggatttggttgagttgggagtaacttttgaaaacttgaatgaacatggtaggttgtccatggagaatagaaagttactcacaccagctaacctaaaaatctacacaaaacatcatagagtaaaggatattgttgttggtgctattagacatgaggattatgtcagaatagagaacaagtctactgctaaatctatctttgattctatgtgtgctacctatgatggtaatgaaaaggttcaagaggctaaagctagtcttttgataaggcaatatgaacttttcactatgcaacaagatgaaaacattgagactatgtttacaaggtttcaaatccttgtatctggtcttaaagctcttaagagaagttattcaacctatgaccatgttcagaagattctgagaagtcttcctattgcttggagacctaaggtcactgcaatagaggaagctcaaaatctcaagactctgagtcttgaagctctgataagcaatctcagaagccatgagatggttctggatgctgactcagaaactaagaagaagtctaagtcagtggctttacagtcaactaagactacttctaaggctcttaagactcagcttcttgatattgaagaagaatcttctgctgatggtcaagaggatgagatgaatgaggatgagtttgctttattcaccaagtttcagcaatggaacagatttaacaaaagaaatttcagaggaggtaacagctccagaaattttgtcagcaaaaaggatgatcagaagaattgcttcaactgtaagaagcctggacactttattgctgattgtccagaaatgtctgctaaagacaaaagcaaaagatacagctcaaagaagcaacaattcaagagcaaattgaaaaagagtctgatggctacttttgaagagctatcatctgaggaagaagttgaggaagaagaagaggcaaatctagccctgatggcttcagctgactcagatgtagactcagacgatgaatcagaatcagattcagaagtaactgatgaggta tatctggatagtgggtgttcaaggcacatgactggtgataaacaactattttctaagctgactatgaaagaaggaggttctgttggttttggaggaaatcagaaaggaaagataataggtacaggtacagtaggtaattcctccctatctattaatgatgtttggttagttgatggacttaagcataatctattgagcataagtcaattttgcgacaatggttatgtagttgtctttaataaggaatcatgtactgtgtctaaacaatctgataacaccatgattttcaaaggtctgagaaagaacaatgtttataaaattaatctttctgatttgaatgaacaaaaagtgatgtgtcttttgaccttgagtgaagaaaaatggatctggcataagaggttaggccatgctaactggaggttaatctctaagcttagtaagcttgaccttgtcagaggtttacctaaaattaaatatcactcaaacacactttgtggttcatgtcaaaaaggaaagattacaaagtcatcttttaaacctaagaacattgtctctacctcaagaccattggaacttcttcacattgatctttttggaccagttaacactgcttcaatcaatggaaagaaatatggattagtgattgttgatgattacagtagatggacttgggtaaaattcctaagaacaaaagatgaagcttatgatgagtt ttctcttctcctagaactcctcaac
- the LOC123885096 gene encoding uncharacterized protein LOC123885096 isoform X4, which yields MRVISILVLVQLFLWSNAHTFLHRDGIVWSMTWGVQMKHGNGLNCQRFSGRKRCLEIELEDGDKDCFLFVFQLESLY from the exons ATGCGTGTCATTTCAATTCTGGTTCTTGTCCAATTGTTTTTGTGGTCCAATGCTCATACCTTTCTTCATAG GGACGGCATAGTCTGGTCTATGACATGGGGAGTACAAATGAAACATGGGAATGGGTTAAACTGTCAGAG attttcaggtaggAAACGATGCTTAGAGATCGAGCTCGAGGATGGCGATAaagattgttttttatttgtttttcagtTGGAGTCGCTCTATTAG